One genomic region from Populus nigra chromosome 8, ddPopNigr1.1, whole genome shotgun sequence encodes:
- the LOC133701017 gene encoding uncharacterized acetyltransferase At3g50280-like, giving the protein MANIRLLSTSMVQATTDKVTDERIELTQCDLKLLLLDAIQKGLLFLKPKSLEDQNSLIQHLKTSLSRTLDCFNPLAGRLAAVEHDDNTVSFFIDCNNAGAQFVHAAADGVTMADILQPVYVPPILHSFFPLNGISNYEAVSKPLLAVQVTELVDGIFVGCTMNHAAVDGTSFWNFFNSWSEIHRGLDHVSKTPVFERWSLLNGSISPPIRLPLSIIKNNSDSFIPSPLQERVFHFTKGKIAMLKAKANAEAATTSISSLQSLLAHIWRATTRARLVEHDKEIDLRILIGLRARLQPPLPESYCGNAIVSGIVTLRTRDILEQGLGFVALEINKVVSSYTKNKVTDALASLLKNPSPLTKADLGRIHSLAISSSPRHNVYGTDFGWGRPVAVRSGPGNKFDGKLTLFPGLEEGSMDVEFSVLPETLKALGNDLEFMDAVTI; this is encoded by the coding sequence ATGGCAAACATTAGATTGCTCTCTACAAGCATGGTTCAAGCCACTACCGACAAGGTGACAGATGAGAGGATTGAGTTGACTCAGTGTGATCTCAAGCTTCTTCTACTAGATGCCATCCAAAAGGGTCTTCTCTTCCTCAAACCCAAATCATTAGAAGATCAAAACTCACTGATCCAACACTTGAAAACCTCACTTTCTCGCACACTAGATTGCTTCAATCCTCTTGCTGGTCGCCTAGCCGCAGTAGAACATGATGATAACACAGTCTCCTTCTTCATTGACTGCAACAATGCAGGAGCCCAGTTTGTTCATGCCGCAGCGGATGGTGTAACCATGGCTGACATCCTCCAGCCAGTTTATGTTCCTCCAATTCTCCACTCTTTCTTTCCATTAAATGGGATCTCAAACTACGAGGCTGTTTCAAAACCTTTGCTAGCAGTTCAAGTTACTGAGCTTGTAGACGGCATCTTTGTTGGTTGTACCATGAACCATGCTGCTGTTGATGGCACGTCATTTTggaatttcttcaattcttgGTCTGAAATCCATCGTGGGTTGGATCACGTCTCCAAGACTCCTGTCTTTGAACGTTGGTCACTTCTCAACGGTAGTATTAGCCCGCCGATTCGCCTTCCTCTCTCAATCATAAAGAACAACTCTGATTCGTTCATTCCATCACCTTTGCAAGAAAGAGTTTTTCATTTTACCAAGGGAAAAATAGCGATGCTCAAAGCAAAAGCCAATGCTGAAGCTGCCACTACGTCAATCTCCTCTCTTCAGTCACTTTTGGCTCATATTTGGAGAGCTACAACTCGAGCTCGACTAGTTGAACATGATAAAGAGATTGATTTAAGAATTCTTATAGGTTTGCGGGCACGATTACAACCACCATTACCAGAAAGCTATTGTGGAAATGCAATTGTGTCTGGGATTGTAACTTTGAGAACAAGAGATATACTGGAGCAAGGGCTTGGATTTGTAGCTTTGGAGATTAACAAGGTGGTTTCTTCTTATACAAAAAACAAGGTGACGGACGCTTTAGCGTCGTTGCTGAAGAATCCGAGTCCATTAACAAAGGCCGACCTTGGACGTATTCACAGTTTGGCTATTAGCAGCTCGCCAAGGCACAACGTTTATGGTACTGATTTTGGTTGGGGAAGGCCCGTTGCAGTGCGAAGCGGGCCCGGGAACAAGTTCGATGGGAAGTTAACATTGTTTCCGGGACTGGAAGAGGGGAGCATGGACGTTGAATTCTCCGTTTTGCCTGAGACTTTGAAGGCTTTAGGAAACGATTTGGAGTTCATGGATGCTGTCACCATCTAA